One region of Psychrobacter sp. DAB_AL43B genomic DNA includes:
- a CDS encoding DUF4377 domain-containing protein, whose translation MPFIRLCTLVLITTSLAACSSYEPSNMNNKTTVSQIKDSNSFIHSIKPSRSEAIIGQVTGIISQDREQQKVTIVDQDGHAYTAFVSKSNFGQNNANQMQKLAIGDYIEVMGEQSTSQSGVDNKRQITVRAMPYVLRKILIADHQVDCVGVAPQSCLLTKLAEQANSDWEYRYSAIEGFDYEPHYEYTLLIKNTPVSNPPADASSVHSKLIKVLEKKKTKT comes from the coding sequence ATGCCGTTTATCAGATTATGCACATTGGTTTTGATTACCACCTCTTTGGCTGCTTGCAGTAGTTACGAGCCGTCCAACATGAATAATAAAACGACTGTGAGTCAAATCAAAGACAGCAACTCGTTTATCCATTCGATTAAACCGAGTCGTTCTGAAGCAATCATTGGCCAAGTGACTGGTATCATTTCGCAAGACAGAGAGCAGCAAAAAGTTACTATCGTGGATCAGGACGGACACGCTTATACAGCGTTCGTTAGCAAATCTAATTTTGGTCAGAACAATGCGAATCAAATGCAGAAATTGGCTATAGGCGATTATATAGAAGTGATGGGAGAGCAATCGACTTCACAATCAGGGGTAGATAATAAGCGCCAAATTACTGTCCGTGCGATGCCTTATGTTTTACGTAAAATTCTAATCGCTGACCATCAAGTAGACTGTGTCGGTGTTGCGCCACAATCATGCTTACTGACTAAGCTTGCTGAACAAGCCAACTCAGACTGGGAGTATCGATATAGTGCTATAGAAGGTTTTGATTATGAGCCTCATTATGAATACACATTGCTTATTAAGAATACGCCCGTTAGCAATCCACCTGCAGATGCATCGTCAGTTCATAGCAAACTTATAAAAGTACTTGAGAAGAAAAAAACTAAAACATAA
- the cobA gene encoding uroporphyrinogen-III C-methyltransferase — MNTFPLFFKLEGRKVLIVGGGDVALRKADLLSRAGACITVLAPSICAELQALLTNTKTDVPHKLIFENYNKTYMTGSRVIIAATDDETLNHQIHADASELNIPVNVVDTPHLCDFIFPAIVDRNPIVIGISSNGKAPVLARLLRARLETLIPQGYGKLAKLAGEFRGEVKAKIPTLTGRRQFWERAFEGQVSELMFAGNEIKAAAQLQADLDSTAAQIAKENATSQHSDVADIQTASITAPVSVDEFNANQCDINHGTVAAKPMSPVGEVYIVGAGPGDPELLTFKALRLMQQADIVFYDALVSPQVLDLCRRDADKVFVGKKRSNHAVAQLGINELLVNSAKEGRRVVRLKGGDPFIFGRGGEEIESLRAHGIPYQVVPGITAANAAASYAGIPLTHRDHSQSVRFVTGFLKAGAPNNNFKNFLDTDETVVFYMGLHSLARLTEGLIEAGRSADTPIAIVSNASMPNQQVLTGTLADIVELQEKNQLPTPALLIMGDVVALHHDLAWYNLHNQQHNQNVSDTANNWLRGGTAATPNDDLTSNNSTHQQAHALSMVANLAEQKENESLEQLVIG, encoded by the coding sequence ATGAATACCTTTCCGCTATTTTTTAAATTAGAAGGTCGTAAAGTGTTAATTGTTGGTGGCGGCGATGTTGCGCTACGTAAAGCTGATTTGCTTAGCCGTGCGGGCGCGTGTATCACTGTCCTTGCGCCAAGCATCTGCGCTGAGCTACAAGCGCTACTGACCAATACAAAAACAGATGTTCCGCACAAGTTGATTTTTGAGAACTATAATAAAACTTATATGACAGGCTCGCGTGTTATCATCGCCGCCACTGACGATGAGACACTCAATCATCAAATTCATGCCGATGCAAGCGAGCTTAATATTCCGGTAAACGTCGTCGATACGCCGCATTTATGTGACTTTATTTTCCCAGCCATCGTTGATCGTAACCCGATTGTGATTGGTATCTCATCAAACGGCAAAGCGCCGGTGTTGGCGCGTTTATTACGAGCACGGCTAGAGACGTTGATCCCACAAGGCTATGGCAAACTGGCGAAACTTGCTGGCGAGTTTAGAGGTGAAGTCAAAGCCAAAATACCGACATTAACTGGCCGTCGTCAGTTTTGGGAGCGCGCCTTTGAAGGTCAAGTTAGCGAGCTGATGTTTGCAGGCAATGAGATTAAAGCAGCAGCGCAATTGCAAGCGGACTTAGACAGCACTGCGGCGCAAATTGCTAAAGAAAACGCTACCAGCCAGCACTCTGATGTGGCAGATATACAAACCGCATCAATAACCGCACCTGTGTCAGTAGATGAGTTTAATGCTAATCAATGTGATATCAATCACGGCACTGTAGCAGCCAAACCTATGTCACCTGTTGGTGAGGTTTATATCGTCGGCGCAGGGCCTGGTGATCCAGAACTGTTGACGTTTAAAGCATTAAGGCTCATGCAACAAGCCGATATTGTATTTTATGATGCACTAGTCTCACCGCAAGTGCTGGATTTGTGCCGCCGCGATGCCGACAAAGTATTCGTCGGTAAAAAACGTAGTAACCATGCTGTGGCGCAGTTAGGCATTAATGAGCTACTGGTTAATAGCGCGAAAGAAGGTCGCCGTGTGGTAAGGCTAAAAGGTGGTGATCCGTTTATTTTCGGGCGTGGCGGAGAAGAGATTGAGAGCTTACGCGCACATGGTATTCCTTACCAAGTGGTGCCGGGTATTACCGCAGCCAATGCCGCCGCTAGCTATGCCGGTATTCCGCTGACCCACCGTGATCATTCGCAATCAGTGCGTTTTGTTACTGGATTTTTAAAGGCGGGCGCACCCAACAATAATTTTAAAAACTTCTTGGATACCGATGAGACTGTCGTCTTCTATATGGGACTGCATTCGCTAGCACGTTTAACGGAAGGTTTAATTGAAGCGGGACGCTCTGCCGATACGCCTATCGCTATCGTCTCTAATGCCAGTATGCCCAATCAGCAAGTATTAACAGGTACACTTGCCGATATTGTTGAATTACAAGAGAAAAACCAGCTTCCCACGCCAGCATTACTCATTATGGGTGATGTAGTCGCGCTACATCATGACTTGGCTTGGTATAATCTACATAATCAGCAGCACAATCAAAACGTTAGCGATACGGCTAATAACTGGTTACGCGGTGGCACGGCCGCTACCCCTAACGATGACTTAACATCTAATAACTCCACTCACCAACAAGCACATGCACTATCTATGGTGGCTAATCTTGCCGAGCAAAAAGAGAATGAAAGTTTGGAGCAGTTAGTTATTGGCTAA
- a CDS encoding exonuclease SbcCD subunit D C-terminal domain-containing protein produces MSVSAASPLTILHTSDWHLGRRLYGRMRYEEFEAFLSWLQDTISAQQVDVLIVAGDIFDTMTPSNKAQALYYEFLGKVSKSCCQHVVIVAGNHDSPTFLDAPSKVLKFLNVHVIGTACEDLNDEVMVLDDVDGIPHCIIAAVPYLRDRDVRSSSAGESAQSKDANVIAGICAHYDKVADIATAKQAELAKAHKRHIPIIATGHLFAAGGTTTDDDGVRELYVGSLGKVSADMFDDCFDYVALGHLHVPQRVGGRESIRYSGSPIAMGFGEARQQKQVLLVQFGAAVDKFKNKDEASEITPEATVLKIKTTTDTFEKSVEKVTKKVASRAATFMDDLFDFEESVETDTKENTIDNYDQEMNQTPVDLATFNSTSNLTSKLLHHDKSRQMQVTSLPIPKFQKLAQVSGNLEAINQTIDKTIASLTDTESVWLEIIYTGDEVVSELREHIQKMVESLPCEVLKIKNTRTYNKVLNQQQTSETLQDLNEQEVFERCLIAHNVPDEQKSTLRDAYEQIVYNLRHEDTQAE; encoded by the coding sequence ATGTCTGTATCTGCTGCTAGCCCTCTCACCATCCTGCACACCTCTGACTGGCACTTGGGACGACGACTTTATGGGCGCATGCGTTATGAGGAATTTGAAGCCTTTTTAAGCTGGCTGCAAGACACCATAAGCGCGCAGCAAGTGGATGTATTAATTGTCGCTGGTGATATCTTCGATACCATGACCCCGAGTAATAAAGCCCAAGCACTGTATTATGAATTTTTAGGCAAGGTTTCAAAGTCATGCTGTCAACATGTGGTCATCGTCGCTGGTAATCATGATTCACCGACATTTTTGGACGCACCAAGCAAAGTACTTAAGTTTTTAAACGTGCATGTCATAGGTACGGCTTGCGAGGATTTGAATGATGAAGTTATGGTATTAGATGATGTAGACGGTATACCGCATTGTATTATCGCGGCTGTTCCTTATTTGCGTGACCGCGACGTGCGCAGTAGTAGTGCTGGCGAGTCAGCTCAAAGCAAAGATGCAAACGTTATCGCTGGTATCTGCGCGCACTATGATAAGGTCGCAGACATTGCCACAGCCAAACAAGCTGAATTAGCCAAGGCGCACAAGCGGCATATTCCTATCATTGCTACAGGGCATCTATTTGCTGCTGGCGGCACTACTACCGACGATGATGGTGTACGTGAGCTTTATGTCGGTTCGCTTGGGAAGGTCTCTGCCGATATGTTCGATGACTGCTTTGATTATGTCGCGCTTGGCCATTTGCATGTGCCGCAGCGCGTAGGTGGGCGTGAGAGTATCCGCTATTCAGGCTCGCCTATTGCTATGGGTTTTGGTGAGGCTCGCCAGCAAAAGCAAGTATTACTGGTACAGTTTGGCGCAGCGGTAGATAAGTTTAAAAATAAAGACGAAGCGTCTGAAATCACTCCTGAGGCTACTGTTCTAAAAATTAAGACTACAACTGACACGTTTGAAAAATCTGTAGAAAAAGTTACTAAAAAAGTGGCGAGTCGAGCTGCTACCTTTATGGATGATTTATTTGATTTTGAAGAGTCGGTAGAGACTGATACTAAAGAAAACACTATCGATAATTATGACCAAGAAATGAATCAAACGCCTGTCGATCTAGCTACTTTCAATTCAACATCTAACTTAACATCCAAACTACTGCATCACGATAAGTCACGTCAGATGCAAGTCACCTCACTCCCTATTCCAAAGTTCCAAAAATTGGCGCAAGTATCGGGTAATCTAGAAGCTATTAATCAAACTATCGATAAAACGATTGCCTCCCTAACTGATACAGAATCTGTCTGGTTAGAAATTATTTATACGGGTGATGAGGTAGTTAGTGAATTGCGTGAGCATATTCAAAAAATGGTAGAAAGCTTGCCTTGTGAGGTATTAAAAATTAAGAACACCCGTACTTATAATAAAGTGCTCAATCAACAGCAGACCTCTGAGACGCTACAGGATTTAAATGAGCAAGAAGTGTTTGAGCGTTGCTTAATCGCTCATAACGTTCCTGATGAGCAAAAATCAACCTTACGTGATGCTTATGAGCAAATCGTGTACAACCTGCGTCATGAAGATACTCAAGCAGAATAA
- a CDS encoding AAA family ATPase, translating to MRLIELRLKNLNSLKGEWHIDFSDAAFLNEGIFAITGQTGAGKTTILDAICLALYSQTPRLGDITGSTNEIMTQGTGECSAEVIIEIDSKRYQCSWYQHRAHKKSKGNLLPIKHEISEVETGNILEEKKSKTSVYIQELIGMDFNQFTRSIMLAQGSFAAFLNSDIGDRAAILEKITGTAIYAKISLNVHEKKRFEEEVLGKLQAGVNSLSLLSLDEEKLLAAELKALNQQQGKQRQTFKTLGEQLQWLDSVKQLQQNLSAYQSEFASAQQVQQAFIPEAQRLEIANKALEMDSQFLELSYSRNIVKRLDVEQQDLLNKIPNKKVALEHATTNLNDVEKLEKQAMDNLQITLPIIANTRVLDADIKQQSHSLAEDNKRKDELVTNVQRLYQEIQNHEKIEHENKSQLASIEKYFSDYKELSDLDTDMAIFDSSCSRLKALLQDNVSLAIDKLAHDDQAKQLQADFDKLSAQQTLDKSRVQQQRKEITGLQQQQATLIQTQSIAGMRSEQEHIDQINTQIEQANFKLRQLSELASQIKSINLLLPTLNQELVTLEDLIASHKLDIQNTKLKRQDKQEHLNLLQKVAKLEDYIVELKDGSPCPLCGAHEHPYSKNHPLLESNIDDKNQPSQTSQTQKTQQQVTELATLIESLEQTLSQYHIDHATKKEALNNQQALLTPLQQQSKTAYSDMQTYLSSLLDAKNDYSEPLIATINPLTQISEGININTTITDIDSFLSLLSSAKHSLIDQKQSLKANLLQYDDLTANISKLSSAIEVEDKRQQALVSATSSLTTDIKLNSQKIEGIKDKIAANFSELTPIMSTVSSLVNKYPADKYKVYLSADMTRTDIQNALTPLSNSIDQQTVLDNADYDSHIDRLRQQRSALHQLKKYDNGQKNSQNQLTNTLSSLTAQIETKQSQLTNDEMALKHLENLITDKISSIEKLTLDRKEWFEDKNPDNEEHQLRRTIDEAKAQQANAQRQLDNAQQALEQLQIRQQQLATELQSATTTLDIQQTKFTDLLAESQFVDEAAFVNARLTKEEREALHIRKLAIDNALQQAKLQLDSTQQSLDQKLATPMTDASREMLASQYHQIQTDIDQLSQQIGAIDQKLKDNASQKGEQAAQLIAINEQKQKLQVWQQLHTLIGSADGKKYRTFAQGLTFEVMINHANDQLQKMSDRYLLIHDDSNPLELNVIDNYQGGDIRSTKNLSGGEGFIISLALALGLSQMASHNIRVDSLFLDEGFGTLDEESLDIALDTLTSLQQEGKLIGIISHVQALKERILTQIKVEKLSGGFSQISGQGCRRVVSEKA from the coding sequence ATGCGCCTAATTGAACTAAGACTTAAAAACCTCAACTCCTTAAAAGGCGAATGGCACATTGATTTTAGTGATGCTGCTTTTCTTAATGAAGGTATCTTTGCTATTACTGGGCAAACGGGCGCTGGCAAGACCACCATATTGGATGCGATTTGTTTGGCACTATATAGCCAAACGCCAAGACTTGGAGATATTACTGGTTCAACGAATGAAATTATGACCCAAGGTACGGGTGAATGCTCAGCAGAAGTCATCATCGAGATCGATTCCAAGCGCTATCAATGCTCTTGGTACCAACATCGTGCCCACAAGAAGTCCAAAGGTAATTTATTACCGATTAAGCATGAGATCAGTGAAGTCGAAACTGGCAATATTTTAGAAGAGAAAAAATCTAAAACTTCCGTCTATATCCAAGAGTTGATAGGCATGGATTTTAATCAATTCACCCGCTCCATTATGCTAGCACAGGGCAGCTTTGCAGCATTCTTAAATTCTGATATTGGCGATAGAGCGGCAATTTTAGAGAAGATAACGGGCACTGCTATTTATGCCAAAATCTCACTCAACGTCCATGAAAAAAAACGCTTTGAGGAAGAAGTGCTTGGAAAGCTACAGGCAGGCGTTAATAGCTTATCTTTATTAAGCCTTGATGAGGAAAAACTGCTGGCCGCAGAGCTCAAAGCGCTTAATCAACAGCAGGGTAAACAGCGGCAAACCTTTAAAACACTGGGCGAGCAGCTACAATGGCTGGATAGTGTTAAACAATTACAGCAAAACCTATCAGCCTATCAAAGTGAATTTGCATCAGCGCAGCAAGTGCAGCAAGCCTTTATTCCAGAGGCGCAGCGTTTAGAGATCGCTAACAAAGCCTTGGAAATGGACAGTCAGTTTCTTGAGCTGAGCTATAGCCGAAACATAGTCAAGCGGCTGGATGTTGAACAGCAAGATTTGCTTAATAAGATTCCAAATAAAAAAGTAGCGCTTGAGCATGCAACTACCAATCTCAATGACGTTGAAAAGCTTGAAAAACAAGCCATGGATAATCTTCAAATTACCCTGCCTATCATTGCAAACACACGCGTGTTAGATGCCGATATAAAACAGCAATCACATTCTTTAGCGGAAGATAATAAGCGCAAGGACGAATTAGTCACTAATGTGCAGAGATTATATCAAGAAATCCAGAACCACGAAAAAATAGAGCATGAGAATAAAAGTCAGCTTGCCAGCATAGAAAAGTATTTTAGCGACTACAAAGAGCTTAGTGACCTTGACACAGATATGGCAATCTTTGATAGTAGCTGTAGCCGATTAAAGGCACTGCTACAGGATAACGTAAGCTTAGCCATTGATAAGCTTGCTCATGATGATCAAGCTAAACAACTACAGGCTGATTTTGATAAACTAAGTGCCCAACAAACTCTAGATAAATCACGAGTGCAGCAGCAACGTAAAGAAATTACTGGTCTACAACAGCAGCAAGCAACACTCATTCAAACTCAGTCAATTGCTGGTATGCGCAGTGAGCAAGAGCACATCGATCAAATCAACACTCAAATTGAGCAAGCCAACTTTAAGCTGCGGCAGCTGTCTGAGCTTGCCAGCCAAATTAAAAGCATCAACCTATTGCTACCGACGCTGAATCAAGAATTAGTCACTTTAGAAGATTTGATTGCTAGTCATAAATTAGATATTCAAAATACCAAGCTTAAAAGACAAGACAAACAAGAACACTTAAATCTACTGCAAAAAGTGGCTAAGCTTGAAGATTATATAGTAGAACTCAAAGATGGGTCGCCCTGCCCGCTATGCGGTGCGCATGAACATCCTTATAGTAAAAACCATCCGCTATTAGAAAGTAATATTGATGATAAAAATCAACCCTCTCAGACCTCTCAGACGCAAAAAACTCAGCAGCAGGTAACTGAGCTTGCGACGTTAATTGAAAGCCTCGAGCAAACGTTATCGCAATATCATATTGACCATGCCACAAAGAAAGAGGCGCTTAATAATCAACAAGCACTATTGACGCCCCTACAGCAACAATCTAAAACTGCATACAGTGATATGCAGACTTATCTATCCTCACTGCTTGATGCTAAAAACGATTACTCTGAACCTCTTATAGCAACGATTAATCCGCTTACTCAGATTAGTGAAGGTATCAATATCAATACAACTATCACTGATATTGACTCATTCTTATCTTTATTGAGCAGTGCCAAACACAGCCTTATTGACCAAAAACAATCCCTCAAAGCCAACCTGCTTCAATATGATGATCTGACAGCAAATATCTCCAAACTAAGTAGCGCTATCGAGGTTGAAGATAAGCGGCAACAAGCACTTGTTAGTGCCACAAGTAGCCTGACGACTGACATCAAGCTCAACTCTCAAAAAATTGAAGGTATCAAAGATAAGATAGCAGCTAATTTCTCCGAGCTAACGCCTATTATGAGTACCGTCTCATCTTTGGTGAATAAATATCCCGCGGATAAATATAAAGTATATTTAAGTGCAGATATGACAAGGACAGATATTCAAAACGCACTGACGCCGCTGAGTAATAGTATTGACCAGCAAACTGTACTCGATAACGCAGACTATGACAGTCATATCGACAGATTGCGCCAACAGCGTAGTGCCCTTCATCAGTTGAAAAAATATGACAATGGGCAAAAAAACAGTCAAAACCAGCTAACTAATACCTTAAGTAGTTTGACCGCCCAGATTGAAACCAAACAGTCTCAGCTTACTAATGATGAGATGGCACTCAAACATTTAGAAAACTTAATTACTGATAAAATCAGCTCGATTGAGAAACTAACACTAGACAGAAAAGAGTGGTTTGAAGATAAGAACCCAGATAATGAAGAACATCAATTGCGCCGAACAATTGATGAAGCAAAAGCTCAGCAAGCAAATGCACAAAGACAGTTAGATAATGCTCAGCAAGCGTTAGAGCAGTTACAAATTAGGCAACAACAGCTAGCGACAGAATTGCAATCTGCTACTACGACGTTAGATATACAGCAAACTAAGTTTACTGACTTATTAGCAGAGTCACAGTTTGTAGATGAAGCTGCCTTTGTCAATGCACGCCTAACAAAGGAAGAACGTGAGGCACTACATATACGTAAACTGGCTATTGATAACGCGCTGCAACAGGCTAAATTGCAATTAGATAGCACCCAGCAATCGTTAGATCAAAAACTTGCGACGCCTATGACAGATGCAAGCCGAGAAATGCTTGCCAGCCAATACCATCAAATCCAAACGGACATTGATCAGCTAAGTCAGCAGATTGGCGCTATCGATCAAAAGCTCAAAGACAATGCCAGCCAAAAAGGCGAACAAGCGGCACAGCTTATTGCCATCAATGAGCAAAAACAAAAGCTGCAAGTTTGGCAGCAGCTGCATACATTAATTGGTTCAGCTGATGGTAAAAAATATCGTACCTTTGCTCAAGGGTTAACCTTTGAAGTCATGATTAATCATGCCAACGATCAACTACAAAAGATGAGTGACCGTTACTTGCTCATCCATGATGATAGCAATCCACTTGAGCTCAATGTCATTGATAATTATCAAGGCGGCGATATTCGCAGCACTAAGAATCTTTCCGGCGGTGAAGGTTTTATCATTAGCTTGGCACTCGCGCTTGGATTGTCGCAGATGGCCAGTCACAATATTCGCGTGGATTCACTATTTTTGGATGAAGGCTTTGGTACACTTGATGAAGAGTCGCTTGATATCGCGCTCGATACCTTAACCAGCTTACAACAAGAAGGTAAGCTTATCGGTATTATCTCCCATGTGCAGGCATTAAAAGAACGTATCCTCACCCAAATTAAAGTTGAAAAGCTATCTGGCGGCTTTAGCCAAATCAGTGGTCAAGGATGCCGTCGGGTTGTTAGTGAAAAAGCATGA
- a CDS encoding WG repeat-containing protein, translating into MSNQKNPLCVELNSIKKAMNPARFALLAALSVGVISISAVSPAYATINCAGYLPNRYFERIENNKPFAGKLIEVADGTQQLENLNGNVIIDNLNNAYILMDKYLLAQQNGKYGVVDAAGKIIVPFKYDDIQTEPDIATSFIVSLDSPEGNTKQGIINGHGEWVYPLADAHIQHAHYDPDYDQDYFLITDNLATNNKGLTGLLDDRGYWAVMPQYEVIKPLNACTGKPLYLQVSLQNKTALIDQNNEVIIPFSDNQHIESFNNDVSPLLFLRSTLIEGSTATGMSEDIQEDIISAQIIDANGKLLLSSDAPIVKLLYHQLYAYKQADNFGFINGKVEVILPPQFKSYHDEDSNVWVEKNREMVRLRSLIKLD; encoded by the coding sequence ATGAGCAATCAAAAAAACCCCCTTTGTGTTGAATTAAATAGTATAAAAAAAGCGATGAATCCTGCCAGATTTGCACTCTTAGCTGCTTTATCTGTCGGTGTAATATCTATCAGTGCTGTCAGCCCAGCTTATGCAACGATTAATTGTGCCGGTTACTTGCCGAACCGTTATTTTGAGCGTATCGAAAATAACAAACCATTTGCTGGCAAGCTAATCGAAGTAGCAGATGGTACGCAGCAGCTAGAAAATTTAAATGGTAATGTCATCATAGACAATCTCAATAACGCTTATATACTGATGGATAAGTATCTGCTAGCTCAGCAAAACGGTAAATATGGTGTCGTGGACGCAGCTGGCAAGATAATTGTGCCTTTTAAGTATGATGACATTCAAACTGAACCTGATATTGCCACCAGCTTTATTGTCAGTCTTGACTCACCAGAGGGCAATACCAAACAGGGCATTATTAATGGCCATGGCGAGTGGGTTTATCCGCTAGCAGACGCTCATATTCAGCACGCGCATTACGACCCTGATTACGACCAAGATTATTTTTTAATAACGGACAATTTAGCAACCAATAATAAAGGGTTAACAGGACTGCTAGATGACAGAGGTTATTGGGCAGTTATGCCGCAGTACGAGGTGATAAAGCCGTTAAACGCTTGTACTGGTAAGCCTTTATATTTACAAGTAAGTTTGCAAAATAAGACAGCGCTTATTGACCAAAATAATGAGGTCATTATTCCATTTTCCGATAACCAGCATATAGAGTCTTTTAATAATGATGTTAGCCCGCTACTGTTTTTACGTAGCACCTTGATTGAAGGTAGTACCGCTACCGGTATGAGCGAGGACATTCAAGAAGATATTATTAGCGCGCAAATTATTGACGCCAATGGAAAATTGCTCCTGTCATCAGATGCGCCTATTGTAAAACTGTTATATCATCAGCTTTATGCTTATAAGCAAGCAGATAATTTTGGCTTTATTAATGGTAAAGTAGAAGTTATATTACCACCGCAATTTAAGAGCTATCATGATGAAGAT